A genomic segment from Nicotiana tabacum cultivar K326 chromosome 9, ASM71507v2, whole genome shotgun sequence encodes:
- the LOC107792086 gene encoding aquaporin PIP2-7-like yields MSKEVEAVSEQPAEYSAKDYTDPPPTPLIDFEELTKWSLYRACIAEFIATLLFLYVTVLTVIGYKHQSDTKDGGDICGGVGILGIAWAFGGMIFVLVYCTAGISGGHINPAVTFGLFLARKVSLIRAVLYMVSQCLGAICGVGLVKAFQKAYFNRYGGGVNVMAGGHNKGVGLGAEIIGTFVLVYTVFSATDPKRSARDSHVPVLAPLPIGFAVFMVHLATIPITGTGINPARSFGAAVIYNQDKAWDEHWIFWVGPFVGAFAAAVYHQYILRAGALKALGSFRSNA; encoded by the exons ATGTCTAAAGAAGTAGAGGCAGTGTCTGAGCAGCCGGCGGAGTATTCTGCTAAGGATTACACTGATCCACCACCAACTCCGCTTATTGATTTTGAGGAGTTAACTAAATGGTCACTTTACAGAGCTTGTATTGCTGAGTTTATTGCTACTTTGTTGTTTCTTTATGTAACTGTTTTGACTGTGATTGGGTATAAGCATCAGTCGGATACTAAAGATGGCGGCGATATCTGTGGCGGCGTTGGTATTCTTGGTATTGCTTGGGCTTTTGGTGGTATGATCTTTGTTCTTGTTTACTGCACTGCTGGTATTTCTG GTGGACACATCAACCCTGCTGTGACATTTGGGCTATTTTTGGCAAGGAAAGTATCATTGATCAGGGCAGTATTATACATGGTATCACAGTGCTTAGGTGCAATATGTGGTGTGGGTTTGGTAAAGGCTTTCCAAAAGGCATATTTCAATAGATATGGTGGTGGTGTTAATGTTATGGCAGGTGGACACAACAAAGGTGTTGGTTTGGGTGCTGAGATTATTGGTACCTTTGTTTTGGTCTACACTGTCTTCTCTGCTACTGACCCTAAAAGGAGTGCCAGAGACTCCCATGTCCCT GTATTGGCACCACTTCCAATCGGATTCGCTGTATTCATGGTCCACCTTGCCACCATTCCGATCACCGGAACCGGAATCAACCCGGCAAGAAGTTTTGGAGCAGCCGTGATTTACAACCAGGATAAGGCTTGGGATGAGCACTGGATCTTCTGGGTCGGACCATTCGTCGGAGCTTTCGCCGCCGCCGTCTACCATCAGTACATCCTCCGAGCTGGCGCCCTTAAAGCTCTTGGTTCCTTCAGGAGCAATGCTTAG